One genomic segment of Clavelina lepadiformis chromosome 3, kaClaLepa1.1, whole genome shotgun sequence includes these proteins:
- the LOC143450892 gene encoding uncharacterized protein LOC143450892 isoform X1, translating into MNENNSKCNWDSLKKMFCFDSMATNVQVGSACNQIYMGDHMTRTWTKEPRHLPPGSPGSAAGSPTPDGSGLAENQTKETICPSNSQMSVGTADLAANVTTKIIQPIKKSELIVRKPSSKRKLKSGKEILQQHEITTEDFQQWQESFDSLLESPAGRYVFKIFLESEIADENLKFWLACEDLKTTTKQKRIEKRIQDIYDTYINVHSPHEVNIDYKMREDIVDQLKYRMETSIFTEAQNQIYTLMHRDSYPRFLSSSFTADLEKELLKRRASRAPSEKYKSETSAKSSDIMSCCYCRRQTDMDTNSLADEPCVKRNTSTGNQANKAQQPAQTVENHDTSSLKPKTEDHIEKLSHPCSSVSKDLSKDKVCFKGADNCIEIAAQRPRHEGLNSLMQCEQEDTSSTAIPKALVKKNIAATAPDSQTALG; encoded by the exons ATGAACGAGAATAATTCTAAGTGCAATTGGGATTcactaaagaaaatgttttgttttgacaGTATGGCAACCAATGTACAGGTCGGCTCAGCTTGTAACCAG ATTTATATGGGCGATCACATGACCAGGACGTGGACAAAGGAGCCCCGGCATTTACCACCAGGGAGTCCGGGCAGCGCAGCGGGGTCACCAACACCGGATGGTAGTGGCTTGGCCgaaaaccaaacaaaagaGACAATTTGCCCGTCCAACAGCCAGATGTCTGTCGGTACAGCTGACCTTGCCGCAAATGTTACAACGAAAAT CATACAACCTATAAAGAAGTCCGAGTTAATCGTTAGAAAACCAAGctcaaaaagaaaattaaaaagcgGAAAGGAAATATTACAGCAGCACGA gATAACTACAGAGGACTTCCAACAATGGCAGGAATCTTTCGATTCTCTTTTAGAAAGTCCTG CGGGTCGATATGTCTTTAAGATATTTCTCGAATCAGAGATAGCggatgaaaatttaaaattttggctTGCGTGCGAGGATTTGAAAACCACAACAAAGCAAAAGCGGATCGAGAAAAGAATACAAGACATCTATGATACCTATATCAATGTACATTCGCCTCATGAG GTCAACATTGATTACAAGATGCGAGAGGATATTGTTGATCAGCTAAAGTATAGGATGGAGACAAGCATATTTACCGAAGCCCAAAATCAGATTTATACCCTAATGCATAGAGATTCTTATCCAAGATTTCTTTCATCTTCGTTTACGGCTGATCTCGAGAAAGAGTTACTAA AGCGTCGAGCAAGCAGGGCACCTAGCGAGAAGTACAAGAGTGAAACATCCGCCAAATCTTCTGATATTATGTCATGTTGTTATTGCCGACGTCAAACGGATATGGACACAAATTCATTGGCAGATGAACCTTGTGTAAAGCGAAATACTTCAACTGGAAATCAGGCTAATAAAGCTCAACAGCCTGCTCAGACCGTAGAAAATCATGATACGTCGTCATTAAAACCTAAAACTGAAGACCATATCGAAAAACTGTCCCATCCATGCAGTTCGGTAAGCAAGGACCTTTCCAAGGATAAGGTATGCTTTAAAGGAGCAGATAACTGTATTGAAATTGCTGCCCAAAGACCACGTCATGAAGGACTTAATTCGTTAATGCAATGTGAACAAGAAGACACATCATCTACCGCAATCCCAAAGGCccttgttaaaaaaaatattgcagCTACTGCTCCAGACAGCCAAACTGCATTGGGATAA
- the LOC143450892 gene encoding uncharacterized protein LOC143450892 isoform X2, with amino-acid sequence MLCSGTILLVEMSWAENLQEYSTRLTSFDIYMGDHMTRTWTKEPRHLPPGSPGSAAGSPTPDGSGLAENQTKETICPSNSQMSVGTADLAANVTTKIIQPIKKSELIVRKPSSKRKLKSGKEILQQHEITTEDFQQWQESFDSLLESPAGRYVFKIFLESEIADENLKFWLACEDLKTTTKQKRIEKRIQDIYDTYINVHSPHEVNIDYKMREDIVDQLKYRMETSIFTEAQNQIYTLMHRDSYPRFLSSSFTADLEKELLKRRASRAPSEKYKSETSAKSSDIMSCCYCRRQTDMDTNSLADEPCVKRNTSTGNQANKAQQPAQTVENHDTSSLKPKTEDHIEKLSHPCSSVSKDLSKDKVCFKGADNCIEIAAQRPRHEGLNSLMQCEQEDTSSTAIPKALVKKNIAATAPDSQTALG; translated from the exons ATGCTTTGCAGTGGTACAATtttacttgttgaaatgtcATGGGCTGAAAATCTTCAGGAATACTCGACACGATTGACTTCATTCGAT ATTTATATGGGCGATCACATGACCAGGACGTGGACAAAGGAGCCCCGGCATTTACCACCAGGGAGTCCGGGCAGCGCAGCGGGGTCACCAACACCGGATGGTAGTGGCTTGGCCgaaaaccaaacaaaagaGACAATTTGCCCGTCCAACAGCCAGATGTCTGTCGGTACAGCTGACCTTGCCGCAAATGTTACAACGAAAAT CATACAACCTATAAAGAAGTCCGAGTTAATCGTTAGAAAACCAAGctcaaaaagaaaattaaaaagcgGAAAGGAAATATTACAGCAGCACGA gATAACTACAGAGGACTTCCAACAATGGCAGGAATCTTTCGATTCTCTTTTAGAAAGTCCTG CGGGTCGATATGTCTTTAAGATATTTCTCGAATCAGAGATAGCggatgaaaatttaaaattttggctTGCGTGCGAGGATTTGAAAACCACAACAAAGCAAAAGCGGATCGAGAAAAGAATACAAGACATCTATGATACCTATATCAATGTACATTCGCCTCATGAG GTCAACATTGATTACAAGATGCGAGAGGATATTGTTGATCAGCTAAAGTATAGGATGGAGACAAGCATATTTACCGAAGCCCAAAATCAGATTTATACCCTAATGCATAGAGATTCTTATCCAAGATTTCTTTCATCTTCGTTTACGGCTGATCTCGAGAAAGAGTTACTAA AGCGTCGAGCAAGCAGGGCACCTAGCGAGAAGTACAAGAGTGAAACATCCGCCAAATCTTCTGATATTATGTCATGTTGTTATTGCCGACGTCAAACGGATATGGACACAAATTCATTGGCAGATGAACCTTGTGTAAAGCGAAATACTTCAACTGGAAATCAGGCTAATAAAGCTCAACAGCCTGCTCAGACCGTAGAAAATCATGATACGTCGTCATTAAAACCTAAAACTGAAGACCATATCGAAAAACTGTCCCATCCATGCAGTTCGGTAAGCAAGGACCTTTCCAAGGATAAGGTATGCTTTAAAGGAGCAGATAACTGTATTGAAATTGCTGCCCAAAGACCACGTCATGAAGGACTTAATTCGTTAATGCAATGTGAACAAGAAGACACATCATCTACCGCAATCCCAAAGGCccttgttaaaaaaaatattgcagCTACTGCTCCAGACAGCCAAACTGCATTGGGATAA
- the LOC143450892 gene encoding uncharacterized protein LOC143450892 isoform X5: MAGVKTTDFTMVNLIYMGDHMTRTWTKEPRHLPPGSPGSAAGSPTPDGSGLAENQTKETICPSNSQMSVGTADLAANVTTKIIQPIKKSELIVRKPSSKRKLKSGKEILQQHEITTEDFQQWQESFDSLLESPAGRYVFKIFLESEIADENLKFWLACEDLKTTTKQKRIEKRIQDIYDTYINVHSPHEVNIDYKMREDIVDQLKYRMETSIFTEAQNQIYTLMHRDSYPRFLSSSFTADLEKELLKRRASRAPSEKYKSETSAKSSDIMSCCYCRRQTDMDTNSLADEPCVKRNTSTGNQANKAQQPAQTVENHDTSSLKPKTEDHIEKLSHPCSSVSKDLSKDKVCFKGADNCIEIAAQRPRHEGLNSLMQCEQEDTSSTAIPKALVKKNIAATAPDSQTALG, encoded by the exons ATGGCCGGAGTTAAGACAACCGACTTTACCATGGTCAATCTG ATTTATATGGGCGATCACATGACCAGGACGTGGACAAAGGAGCCCCGGCATTTACCACCAGGGAGTCCGGGCAGCGCAGCGGGGTCACCAACACCGGATGGTAGTGGCTTGGCCgaaaaccaaacaaaagaGACAATTTGCCCGTCCAACAGCCAGATGTCTGTCGGTACAGCTGACCTTGCCGCAAATGTTACAACGAAAAT CATACAACCTATAAAGAAGTCCGAGTTAATCGTTAGAAAACCAAGctcaaaaagaaaattaaaaagcgGAAAGGAAATATTACAGCAGCACGA gATAACTACAGAGGACTTCCAACAATGGCAGGAATCTTTCGATTCTCTTTTAGAAAGTCCTG CGGGTCGATATGTCTTTAAGATATTTCTCGAATCAGAGATAGCggatgaaaatttaaaattttggctTGCGTGCGAGGATTTGAAAACCACAACAAAGCAAAAGCGGATCGAGAAAAGAATACAAGACATCTATGATACCTATATCAATGTACATTCGCCTCATGAG GTCAACATTGATTACAAGATGCGAGAGGATATTGTTGATCAGCTAAAGTATAGGATGGAGACAAGCATATTTACCGAAGCCCAAAATCAGATTTATACCCTAATGCATAGAGATTCTTATCCAAGATTTCTTTCATCTTCGTTTACGGCTGATCTCGAGAAAGAGTTACTAA AGCGTCGAGCAAGCAGGGCACCTAGCGAGAAGTACAAGAGTGAAACATCCGCCAAATCTTCTGATATTATGTCATGTTGTTATTGCCGACGTCAAACGGATATGGACACAAATTCATTGGCAGATGAACCTTGTGTAAAGCGAAATACTTCAACTGGAAATCAGGCTAATAAAGCTCAACAGCCTGCTCAGACCGTAGAAAATCATGATACGTCGTCATTAAAACCTAAAACTGAAGACCATATCGAAAAACTGTCCCATCCATGCAGTTCGGTAAGCAAGGACCTTTCCAAGGATAAGGTATGCTTTAAAGGAGCAGATAACTGTATTGAAATTGCTGCCCAAAGACCACGTCATGAAGGACTTAATTCGTTAATGCAATGTGAACAAGAAGACACATCATCTACCGCAATCCCAAAGGCccttgttaaaaaaaatattgcagCTACTGCTCCAGACAGCCAAACTGCATTGGGATAA
- the LOC143450892 gene encoding uncharacterized protein LOC143450892 isoform X8 has protein sequence MNLSIYMGDHMTRTWTKEPRHLPPGSPGSAAGSPTPDGSGLAENQTKETICPSNSQMSVGTADLAANVTTKIIQPIKKSELIVRKPSSKRKLKSGKEILQQHEITTEDFQQWQESFDSLLESPAGRYVFKIFLESEIADENLKFWLACEDLKTTTKQKRIEKRIQDIYDTYINVHSPHEVNIDYKMREDIVDQLKYRMETSIFTEAQNQIYTLMHRDSYPRFLSSSFTADLEKELLKRRASRAPSEKYKSETSAKSSDIMSCCYCRRQTDMDTNSLADEPCVKRNTSTGNQANKAQQPAQTVENHDTSSLKPKTEDHIEKLSHPCSSVSKDLSKDKVCFKGADNCIEIAAQRPRHEGLNSLMQCEQEDTSSTAIPKALVKKNIAATAPDSQTALG, from the exons ATGAATTTATCG ATTTATATGGGCGATCACATGACCAGGACGTGGACAAAGGAGCCCCGGCATTTACCACCAGGGAGTCCGGGCAGCGCAGCGGGGTCACCAACACCGGATGGTAGTGGCTTGGCCgaaaaccaaacaaaagaGACAATTTGCCCGTCCAACAGCCAGATGTCTGTCGGTACAGCTGACCTTGCCGCAAATGTTACAACGAAAAT CATACAACCTATAAAGAAGTCCGAGTTAATCGTTAGAAAACCAAGctcaaaaagaaaattaaaaagcgGAAAGGAAATATTACAGCAGCACGA gATAACTACAGAGGACTTCCAACAATGGCAGGAATCTTTCGATTCTCTTTTAGAAAGTCCTG CGGGTCGATATGTCTTTAAGATATTTCTCGAATCAGAGATAGCggatgaaaatttaaaattttggctTGCGTGCGAGGATTTGAAAACCACAACAAAGCAAAAGCGGATCGAGAAAAGAATACAAGACATCTATGATACCTATATCAATGTACATTCGCCTCATGAG GTCAACATTGATTACAAGATGCGAGAGGATATTGTTGATCAGCTAAAGTATAGGATGGAGACAAGCATATTTACCGAAGCCCAAAATCAGATTTATACCCTAATGCATAGAGATTCTTATCCAAGATTTCTTTCATCTTCGTTTACGGCTGATCTCGAGAAAGAGTTACTAA AGCGTCGAGCAAGCAGGGCACCTAGCGAGAAGTACAAGAGTGAAACATCCGCCAAATCTTCTGATATTATGTCATGTTGTTATTGCCGACGTCAAACGGATATGGACACAAATTCATTGGCAGATGAACCTTGTGTAAAGCGAAATACTTCAACTGGAAATCAGGCTAATAAAGCTCAACAGCCTGCTCAGACCGTAGAAAATCATGATACGTCGTCATTAAAACCTAAAACTGAAGACCATATCGAAAAACTGTCCCATCCATGCAGTTCGGTAAGCAAGGACCTTTCCAAGGATAAGGTATGCTTTAAAGGAGCAGATAACTGTATTGAAATTGCTGCCCAAAGACCACGTCATGAAGGACTTAATTCGTTAATGCAATGTGAACAAGAAGACACATCATCTACCGCAATCCCAAAGGCccttgttaaaaaaaatattgcagCTACTGCTCCAGACAGCCAAACTGCATTGGGATAA
- the LOC143450892 gene encoding uncharacterized protein LOC143450892 isoform X7, giving the protein MTNKLMTIYMGDHMTRTWTKEPRHLPPGSPGSAAGSPTPDGSGLAENQTKETICPSNSQMSVGTADLAANVTTKIIQPIKKSELIVRKPSSKRKLKSGKEILQQHEITTEDFQQWQESFDSLLESPAGRYVFKIFLESEIADENLKFWLACEDLKTTTKQKRIEKRIQDIYDTYINVHSPHEVNIDYKMREDIVDQLKYRMETSIFTEAQNQIYTLMHRDSYPRFLSSSFTADLEKELLKRRASRAPSEKYKSETSAKSSDIMSCCYCRRQTDMDTNSLADEPCVKRNTSTGNQANKAQQPAQTVENHDTSSLKPKTEDHIEKLSHPCSSVSKDLSKDKVCFKGADNCIEIAAQRPRHEGLNSLMQCEQEDTSSTAIPKALVKKNIAATAPDSQTALG; this is encoded by the exons ATGACCAACAAGCTTATGACA ATTTATATGGGCGATCACATGACCAGGACGTGGACAAAGGAGCCCCGGCATTTACCACCAGGGAGTCCGGGCAGCGCAGCGGGGTCACCAACACCGGATGGTAGTGGCTTGGCCgaaaaccaaacaaaagaGACAATTTGCCCGTCCAACAGCCAGATGTCTGTCGGTACAGCTGACCTTGCCGCAAATGTTACAACGAAAAT CATACAACCTATAAAGAAGTCCGAGTTAATCGTTAGAAAACCAAGctcaaaaagaaaattaaaaagcgGAAAGGAAATATTACAGCAGCACGA gATAACTACAGAGGACTTCCAACAATGGCAGGAATCTTTCGATTCTCTTTTAGAAAGTCCTG CGGGTCGATATGTCTTTAAGATATTTCTCGAATCAGAGATAGCggatgaaaatttaaaattttggctTGCGTGCGAGGATTTGAAAACCACAACAAAGCAAAAGCGGATCGAGAAAAGAATACAAGACATCTATGATACCTATATCAATGTACATTCGCCTCATGAG GTCAACATTGATTACAAGATGCGAGAGGATATTGTTGATCAGCTAAAGTATAGGATGGAGACAAGCATATTTACCGAAGCCCAAAATCAGATTTATACCCTAATGCATAGAGATTCTTATCCAAGATTTCTTTCATCTTCGTTTACGGCTGATCTCGAGAAAGAGTTACTAA AGCGTCGAGCAAGCAGGGCACCTAGCGAGAAGTACAAGAGTGAAACATCCGCCAAATCTTCTGATATTATGTCATGTTGTTATTGCCGACGTCAAACGGATATGGACACAAATTCATTGGCAGATGAACCTTGTGTAAAGCGAAATACTTCAACTGGAAATCAGGCTAATAAAGCTCAACAGCCTGCTCAGACCGTAGAAAATCATGATACGTCGTCATTAAAACCTAAAACTGAAGACCATATCGAAAAACTGTCCCATCCATGCAGTTCGGTAAGCAAGGACCTTTCCAAGGATAAGGTATGCTTTAAAGGAGCAGATAACTGTATTGAAATTGCTGCCCAAAGACCACGTCATGAAGGACTTAATTCGTTAATGCAATGTGAACAAGAAGACACATCATCTACCGCAATCCCAAAGGCccttgttaaaaaaaatattgcagCTACTGCTCCAGACAGCCAAACTGCATTGGGATAA
- the LOC143450892 gene encoding uncharacterized protein LOC143450892 isoform X6 codes for MATNVQVGSACNQIYMGDHMTRTWTKEPRHLPPGSPGSAAGSPTPDGSGLAENQTKETICPSNSQMSVGTADLAANVTTKIIQPIKKSELIVRKPSSKRKLKSGKEILQQHEITTEDFQQWQESFDSLLESPAGRYVFKIFLESEIADENLKFWLACEDLKTTTKQKRIEKRIQDIYDTYINVHSPHEVNIDYKMREDIVDQLKYRMETSIFTEAQNQIYTLMHRDSYPRFLSSSFTADLEKELLKRRASRAPSEKYKSETSAKSSDIMSCCYCRRQTDMDTNSLADEPCVKRNTSTGNQANKAQQPAQTVENHDTSSLKPKTEDHIEKLSHPCSSVSKDLSKDKVCFKGADNCIEIAAQRPRHEGLNSLMQCEQEDTSSTAIPKALVKKNIAATAPDSQTALG; via the exons ATGGCAACCAATGTACAGGTCGGCTCAGCTTGTAACCAG ATTTATATGGGCGATCACATGACCAGGACGTGGACAAAGGAGCCCCGGCATTTACCACCAGGGAGTCCGGGCAGCGCAGCGGGGTCACCAACACCGGATGGTAGTGGCTTGGCCgaaaaccaaacaaaagaGACAATTTGCCCGTCCAACAGCCAGATGTCTGTCGGTACAGCTGACCTTGCCGCAAATGTTACAACGAAAAT CATACAACCTATAAAGAAGTCCGAGTTAATCGTTAGAAAACCAAGctcaaaaagaaaattaaaaagcgGAAAGGAAATATTACAGCAGCACGA gATAACTACAGAGGACTTCCAACAATGGCAGGAATCTTTCGATTCTCTTTTAGAAAGTCCTG CGGGTCGATATGTCTTTAAGATATTTCTCGAATCAGAGATAGCggatgaaaatttaaaattttggctTGCGTGCGAGGATTTGAAAACCACAACAAAGCAAAAGCGGATCGAGAAAAGAATACAAGACATCTATGATACCTATATCAATGTACATTCGCCTCATGAG GTCAACATTGATTACAAGATGCGAGAGGATATTGTTGATCAGCTAAAGTATAGGATGGAGACAAGCATATTTACCGAAGCCCAAAATCAGATTTATACCCTAATGCATAGAGATTCTTATCCAAGATTTCTTTCATCTTCGTTTACGGCTGATCTCGAGAAAGAGTTACTAA AGCGTCGAGCAAGCAGGGCACCTAGCGAGAAGTACAAGAGTGAAACATCCGCCAAATCTTCTGATATTATGTCATGTTGTTATTGCCGACGTCAAACGGATATGGACACAAATTCATTGGCAGATGAACCTTGTGTAAAGCGAAATACTTCAACTGGAAATCAGGCTAATAAAGCTCAACAGCCTGCTCAGACCGTAGAAAATCATGATACGTCGTCATTAAAACCTAAAACTGAAGACCATATCGAAAAACTGTCCCATCCATGCAGTTCGGTAAGCAAGGACCTTTCCAAGGATAAGGTATGCTTTAAAGGAGCAGATAACTGTATTGAAATTGCTGCCCAAAGACCACGTCATGAAGGACTTAATTCGTTAATGCAATGTGAACAAGAAGACACATCATCTACCGCAATCCCAAAGGCccttgttaaaaaaaatattgcagCTACTGCTCCAGACAGCCAAACTGCATTGGGATAA
- the LOC143450892 gene encoding uncharacterized protein LOC143450892 isoform X3, which produces MLKRQITMKDKRCEMNKKAEWERLLKANIYMGDHMTRTWTKEPRHLPPGSPGSAAGSPTPDGSGLAENQTKETICPSNSQMSVGTADLAANVTTKIIQPIKKSELIVRKPSSKRKLKSGKEILQQHEITTEDFQQWQESFDSLLESPAGRYVFKIFLESEIADENLKFWLACEDLKTTTKQKRIEKRIQDIYDTYINVHSPHEVNIDYKMREDIVDQLKYRMETSIFTEAQNQIYTLMHRDSYPRFLSSSFTADLEKELLKRRASRAPSEKYKSETSAKSSDIMSCCYCRRQTDMDTNSLADEPCVKRNTSTGNQANKAQQPAQTVENHDTSSLKPKTEDHIEKLSHPCSSVSKDLSKDKVCFKGADNCIEIAAQRPRHEGLNSLMQCEQEDTSSTAIPKALVKKNIAATAPDSQTALG; this is translated from the exons ATGTTAAAACGTCAAATCACAATGAAGGACAAACGTTGTGAAATGAATAAGAAAGCGGAATGGGAGAGGTTACTCAAAGCCAAT ATTTATATGGGCGATCACATGACCAGGACGTGGACAAAGGAGCCCCGGCATTTACCACCAGGGAGTCCGGGCAGCGCAGCGGGGTCACCAACACCGGATGGTAGTGGCTTGGCCgaaaaccaaacaaaagaGACAATTTGCCCGTCCAACAGCCAGATGTCTGTCGGTACAGCTGACCTTGCCGCAAATGTTACAACGAAAAT CATACAACCTATAAAGAAGTCCGAGTTAATCGTTAGAAAACCAAGctcaaaaagaaaattaaaaagcgGAAAGGAAATATTACAGCAGCACGA gATAACTACAGAGGACTTCCAACAATGGCAGGAATCTTTCGATTCTCTTTTAGAAAGTCCTG CGGGTCGATATGTCTTTAAGATATTTCTCGAATCAGAGATAGCggatgaaaatttaaaattttggctTGCGTGCGAGGATTTGAAAACCACAACAAAGCAAAAGCGGATCGAGAAAAGAATACAAGACATCTATGATACCTATATCAATGTACATTCGCCTCATGAG GTCAACATTGATTACAAGATGCGAGAGGATATTGTTGATCAGCTAAAGTATAGGATGGAGACAAGCATATTTACCGAAGCCCAAAATCAGATTTATACCCTAATGCATAGAGATTCTTATCCAAGATTTCTTTCATCTTCGTTTACGGCTGATCTCGAGAAAGAGTTACTAA AGCGTCGAGCAAGCAGGGCACCTAGCGAGAAGTACAAGAGTGAAACATCCGCCAAATCTTCTGATATTATGTCATGTTGTTATTGCCGACGTCAAACGGATATGGACACAAATTCATTGGCAGATGAACCTTGTGTAAAGCGAAATACTTCAACTGGAAATCAGGCTAATAAAGCTCAACAGCCTGCTCAGACCGTAGAAAATCATGATACGTCGTCATTAAAACCTAAAACTGAAGACCATATCGAAAAACTGTCCCATCCATGCAGTTCGGTAAGCAAGGACCTTTCCAAGGATAAGGTATGCTTTAAAGGAGCAGATAACTGTATTGAAATTGCTGCCCAAAGACCACGTCATGAAGGACTTAATTCGTTAATGCAATGTGAACAAGAAGACACATCATCTACCGCAATCCCAAAGGCccttgttaaaaaaaatattgcagCTACTGCTCCAGACAGCCAAACTGCATTGGGATAA
- the LOC143450892 gene encoding uncharacterized protein LOC143450892 isoform X4 has translation MNENNSKCNWDSLKKMFCFDSMATNVQVGSACNQIYMGDHMTRTWTKEPRHLPPGSPGSAAGSPTPDGSGLAENQTKETICPSNSQMSVGTADLAANVTTKIIQPIKKSELIVRKPSSKRKLKSGKEILQQHEITTEDFQQWQESFDSLLESPAGRYVFKIFLESEIADENLKFWLACEDLKTTTKQKRIEKRIQDIYDTYINVNIDYKMREDIVDQLKYRMETSIFTEAQNQIYTLMHRDSYPRFLSSSFTADLEKELLKRRASRAPSEKYKSETSAKSSDIMSCCYCRRQTDMDTNSLADEPCVKRNTSTGNQANKAQQPAQTVENHDTSSLKPKTEDHIEKLSHPCSSVSKDLSKDKVCFKGADNCIEIAAQRPRHEGLNSLMQCEQEDTSSTAIPKALVKKNIAATAPDSQTALG, from the exons ATGAACGAGAATAATTCTAAGTGCAATTGGGATTcactaaagaaaatgttttgttttgacaGTATGGCAACCAATGTACAGGTCGGCTCAGCTTGTAACCAG ATTTATATGGGCGATCACATGACCAGGACGTGGACAAAGGAGCCCCGGCATTTACCACCAGGGAGTCCGGGCAGCGCAGCGGGGTCACCAACACCGGATGGTAGTGGCTTGGCCgaaaaccaaacaaaagaGACAATTTGCCCGTCCAACAGCCAGATGTCTGTCGGTACAGCTGACCTTGCCGCAAATGTTACAACGAAAAT CATACAACCTATAAAGAAGTCCGAGTTAATCGTTAGAAAACCAAGctcaaaaagaaaattaaaaagcgGAAAGGAAATATTACAGCAGCACGA gATAACTACAGAGGACTTCCAACAATGGCAGGAATCTTTCGATTCTCTTTTAGAAAGTCCTG CGGGTCGATATGTCTTTAAGATATTTCTCGAATCAGAGATAGCggatgaaaatttaaaattttggctTGCGTGCGAGGATTTGAAAACCACAACAAAGCAAAAGCGGATCGAGAAAAGAATACAAGACATCTATGATACCTATATCAAT GTCAACATTGATTACAAGATGCGAGAGGATATTGTTGATCAGCTAAAGTATAGGATGGAGACAAGCATATTTACCGAAGCCCAAAATCAGATTTATACCCTAATGCATAGAGATTCTTATCCAAGATTTCTTTCATCTTCGTTTACGGCTGATCTCGAGAAAGAGTTACTAA AGCGTCGAGCAAGCAGGGCACCTAGCGAGAAGTACAAGAGTGAAACATCCGCCAAATCTTCTGATATTATGTCATGTTGTTATTGCCGACGTCAAACGGATATGGACACAAATTCATTGGCAGATGAACCTTGTGTAAAGCGAAATACTTCAACTGGAAATCAGGCTAATAAAGCTCAACAGCCTGCTCAGACCGTAGAAAATCATGATACGTCGTCATTAAAACCTAAAACTGAAGACCATATCGAAAAACTGTCCCATCCATGCAGTTCGGTAAGCAAGGACCTTTCCAAGGATAAGGTATGCTTTAAAGGAGCAGATAACTGTATTGAAATTGCTGCCCAAAGACCACGTCATGAAGGACTTAATTCGTTAATGCAATGTGAACAAGAAGACACATCATCTACCGCAATCCCAAAGGCccttgttaaaaaaaatattgcagCTACTGCTCCAGACAGCCAAACTGCATTGGGATAA